A region of the Muricauda sp. MAR_2010_75 genome:
ATCAAAAGACCGTTACGGAACATATTGTGTACAACGTAATTGCCTTTTTTGTACTGTACATGCTCCTGTTCATTATTGGTTCTTTGGTACTTGGTTTTTTGGGACTTGATTTTATTTCTGCAGTGGGGGGAGCTGCTTCGTCCCTGGGCAATGTGGGTCCGGCCTTTGGTAGTTTAAACCCTGTGAGCAATTATGATAGCCTACCCGATGCTGGAAAATGGTGGTGTGGATTCCTGATGTTGTTGGGACGTTTGGAACTGTTTACCGTGCTGATTCTCCTTACTCCATATTTCTGGAAAAAGACCTAAAAAAACCTCTTGAAGTGCAACTTCAAGAGGTCTGTTTCATTACTGTGTTGTTTATGAATCCGTCATCCTGAACTGGTTTCAGGGTCTCATCACATCTTTCTGAATAGAATGGGATGCTGAATCAAGTTCAGCATGACATTCAATTAAACCACGGCCTTAATTTGTGCAATGGCCTCCCTAAGTTCTTTTTCTGATGCTGCATAGGAAATACGTATGCAATTGGGGTTTCCAAAAGCTTCACCCGTAACTGTGGCCACATTGGCATGCTCCAAAAGATAAAGGGCAAAATCCGATGCATTATTGATGGTGGTTCCCTTCAATGTCTTTCCAAAGAAAGCAGAAATGTCAGGGAAGACATAGAATGCTCCCTCGGGAACGTTGAGGTTGAATCCTTCGATCTCTCCCAACAATTGCAAGACCAAGTCCCTTCTTTCGTGAAACTTATCGATCATGTACTGAATTTTGCTCACTGGAGCTTCCAAAGCTGTAATCACAGCACGCTGTGCAATGGCATTTGCACCGCTGGTAACCTGACCTTGCAGTTTGGTACATCCTTTGGCAATCCATTCAGGAGCACCTATATATCCAATACGCCATCCGGTCATGGCAAACGCTTTGGATACACCATTTACGGTAATGGTCCTATCGTACATGCCATCAATTCCGGCAATACTGGTGTGCCCACCGTCAGTAAAATTGATATGCTCATAAATTTCATCGGAAACCACTAAAATATCTGGATGCTTTTTCAAGACCTCGGCCAAACCTTCCAATTCAGCTTTGCTGTATACCGAACCACTGGGGTTGCAGGGTGAACTGAACCAAATCATACGGGTCTTGGGGGTAATGGCTGCTTCCAATTGTTCCGGGGTCATTTTAAAATCAGTATCAATACTGGTCTTTACTTCAACAGGGACGCCCTCTGCCAATTTCACAATATCGCTATAGCTCACCCAATATGGAGCAGGTAAAATAACCTCATCCCCAGGGTTCAATACTACCATGGCCACATTAAAAAGGGATTGTTTGGCCCCTGTGGACACTACAATTTGATTTGGACCATAGTCCAAATTATTATCCCTTTTGAATTTAAGGGTGATGGCCTTCTTCAACTCGGCATAACCATCTACAGGGGTGTAGCTGCTATAGTTGTCATCAATGGCCTGTTTGGCGGCTTCTTTGATAAAATCTGGAATATTAAAGTCGGGTTCGCCCAGACTTAATCCAATAATGTTCTTTCCCTCATTCCGTAATTCCCTGGCCTTTGCAGCCATAGCCAAAGTGGCCGACGTGGACATGTTCTGAATCCTGTCAGATAAATGGTTGCTCATCGATTTTGCTATTTTACTAGTACTGAAGTGCTGGGTTTTTCCCTAATTCCTTCAGATGTTTGAAGTGCGAAATTATAGCTTTTCTGGTAGTTTTATACTCGTTGTAGGGTAAATTAAATTCCCGTGCCGTCTGTTTCACAATTTTAGAAATTTTTGTGTAGTGGACGTGGCTGATGTTCGGGAAAATGTGATGTTCCACTTGATGGTTAAGACCACCGGTAAACCAGTTTACAACCTTGTTTTTTGTGCCAAAATTGACTGTAGTAAAGAGTTGGTGGATGGCCCAGGTATTTTTCATATTTCCGCTTTCGTCGGGCAGTGGGGTTTCTGCTTCATCCACAATATGTGCCAATTGGAATACAACGCTAAGGATCACCCCGGCAACATAGTGCATAATAAAGAAACCAAGAAGTACCTGCCACCAGGCAACGCCACCAAAAATCATGGGAAGGGCGATCCAAATGGTTAAATAGATAATCTTGGTGATGACCAAAGTGCTCCAGTTGATTACGGGATTGGGCAGTTTTCCGTAGCTCAATTTACGCTTCATATAGCGGTACATCTGTTGGAAATCTGTAGTTATGGCCCAATTGAATGTGAGCAATCCATATAGAAAAATGGAATAATAATGTTGAAATCTATGATGTTTTTGCCATTCGGCATGTTTTGAGAATCGTAAGATTCGTCCTGCCTCCATATCCTCATCATGCTCATGGATATTGGTATAGGTATGGTGCAAAACGTTGTGCTGTACTTGCCAGTTATACACGTTCCCGGCCAAGATATAGATGCTGCTTCCCATAAGCTTGTTCACCCATTTTTTGTTGGAATAGGCTCCGTGGTTGCCATCGTGCATCACATTCATGCCCACGCCGGCCATACCTACTCCCATGGTAATGGAAAGCAAAAGATAGGCCCAAAAGGGAAGGTTAAGGGTTAAAATCAGAAAATAGGGGGTCAAAAAAATGGCAAACATCACAATGGTTTTCATGTGAAGTTTCCAATTCCCGGTTTTCTTTATCTCATTTTCGTTGAAGTATTCGTTTACTCTTTTGTTCAGAGTTCTAAAGAACTGTGCAGAATCCTTTCTTGAAAACCGGATGGTACTTTTATCCATATAAAAATTTTTTACAAAGGTAGCCAAATTGCACCTTATACGGTTACACCTTCATGTTAGAACGGTGTTAACATGTTCAAAAGTATTAATTTTGCTAAAATTAACAGCCTGCAGATGAATGCCGATTTGATTTTCAATTATTTTACGACGCTCACCGATGTGCAAAAACAACACTTCGGGGATTTGGAAGCGCTGTATCAGGACTGGAACCAGAAAATCAACGTGGTTTCCCGAAAGGATATTGATGAGCTTTACCTAAGGCATGTGCTTCATTCTTTGGGAATTGCAAAGATTCAATCGTTCAATGAAGGGGCGGAAATCCTTGATGTGGGCACAGGAGGGGGGTTTCCGGGAATTCCACTGGCCATACTGTTCCCAGAAGTGCAATTTACCCTTGTGGATGCCATTGGAAAAAAAATAAAAGTGGTTCAAGAGGTGGTTGATGGGCTAAAATTGGACAACGTGACCGCCATTCATTCCAGGGTGGAGGATATTGAAGGAGAGTTTGATTTCATAGTGAGTCGTGCTGTTGCCGCCATGCCCACTTTTGTGCATTGGACCCGGGGAAAAATAAAAAAGGACCCCGCCCATGAACGTAAAAATGGTATTTTTTACCTAAAGGGCGGCGACCTTACCGAAGAATTGAAAGATTATAAAACCGTTCAAATCTTCGATTTAAAAGACTATTTTAAGGAGGATTTCTTTGAGACCAAAAAGGTGGTCTATCTGCCCCAGAAGTTTCGGGGTTGATCTACTTTTATGTGTTCAACATTCTATAGTAGACCCCTCTGCACTTTCTGGAATACGTTTTGGCATACTGCCATTTGTCGTTCAGCCACTTGGTCAATTTCCCCCAAACATTAACTCGCTCTTTCATTGTAATTGGGTTTTAATGTGTAAAGGTAAACAGATTACGTTCAGTTTACAATTAATTAACGTTAAATTTACATAAAGATTGCTTTGGAATGGGTTTTTTTGAAGAAAAACTTCCTTTTAGGAACGGATAGAGGTTTGTAAACAGCTGACATATAGTAAAATAAATATGCTATTTGTGTTTATTGAAGAACACCAATCTGTTTTAACCAAGGTTTTATATATGAGAGAAGATCATAACGCTTATTGGTTTGGGTATTGACAAAACTATGGTCTCCAAAGGGAAGCAATACCACTTGAAAATTGGATTTGTTTAAGCGTTTTAATTCTTCAAGTGTAGCATCCACTGGAATAACAGGGTCATTGGTGCCTAAAAACCAAAGTGTCTCTATTCCCAATTGTTCTAGTATATTTCTAGGGTCAAACCCTCTTTCCCCGGTAATTTTTTTTAGTTTTTTGTGTGCTTCCGGTATTGAGATTCCATTTATATCCCCATCTCCTGTAAGTTGGCTGAAATAATGTTCTTCTCCAGCAGAAACGGCTGCCCCTTCGCCTATGATCATGAAATCGATATCTTTGCTTTTTGAAGCAGCCAAAGGCATGACCCAACCCGCTTGGCTTCCTCCCAATAGCCCCAATTTGGCTTGTTGGAGTTCTGGTTTCGATTTGAGCCATTCTACACAGGCCAATACATCGGAAGCAAGTAAATCAAACCACGCTTTACTACGTGCAACCGTAAAATATTCGTAAGTGCCTCCTGATTCACCCACTCCTCTTTTGTCGAACGCTAATATGGCCATTCCAAGCTGGGTGCCCAGTTTGGTATAGAAGCTCACATCTTCATAAGTGGAAGGTGCCGATCCATGTACAATGACCAGAGCAGCTTTTATTTCTTCGGTATAAAAGGGTGAATAGTAGGCGGCATTCAGTGCTACGGAATCATTTAGAATACGGACATCTTCCTTTATGTATCCTTCATATTTGCTATTCTGGTCACCAATAAGCTTCATGTTGCAAACAGGACAGGTCCCTGGTTCAACATACACTTGATTATGGCAATCCGATGCACAAGGTGGACATCGATAGGTTTTATTTTGACCGTGGGCACAGGATAGAAGCCAAAAGAAGCCAAGAATTGAGAAAATAGGTTTTCTTGACATCATAATTTCTGAAACAACCTTCCATCCTCACGAAGCTTATATCCAATAATCTTACCAGCTTCATTTCTTTGAAAGAAAACAGGGTCATTGCCCACATCAGAAAAAATGTCCTGGTCTTCATGGTACACTGGATATGAGGCACCATTGACGTTTGCCACGAGATTACCTTCACGCTCATTAAAGACCAGTTTTAACTCTGCGTTATTCTCATATTGATAAGTGCCCTCAAAGTTTTTGAAGAAAGAAATGGGTTTCTTTTTTATATACGGATTGTCCTCTGAAAGAATCAATCCATTGCCCAAATTCCAGTTGTCGTATTCCATGTAATAAGCCGTGCGTTTGGCAGCATTCAGCCCTTGAAGTTTGGCCACCAAATGAAGCGCTCCATCGATTCCTGCTGAAATTCCTGCTGTGGTAATGACTTTGCCATTGTCCACAAAACGGACATTCTTGCGCACATCAATTTTTTGGTAGTTGTTTTCCAGATCGTCAAGGGCATTATGGAAGGTTGTTGCCGTTTTCCCGTTCAATATTCCGGCTTCGGCCAAGACAAAGGCCCCTGTACAGACCGAAAAATGATATTGTACGTTCTTTTGGCGTTGTACCCAATCAATAACCTTTGGATTTTGGGAAGCCGCTCCCGAATTCCCTCCAAAGAAGGCCAAAATATCGGCTTCTGGGGCATTATCCACACTGTAATCTGGGGTTACTGTAAGTATGCCTTGCGATTTTATGGGCTCCTTGTTGGCGGAAACCGTGAACACTTTGTATCCAGCATAGGCGAAAACTTCCATCGGCCCTGCAAAATCAAGCACTTCAACCCCATCTTGTAGATAAAAGGCAATGGTTTTTGAATCGCTTTTTTTGATGAGGACCATGTTGCAATGGGAGCACACTCCTGGAGAATTATGTTCGACTTTATCGCATGTGGCGTTGCAAGGTGGGCAAATGTAGATAGTTTCCATAGGAATGTTGTTTTGGGCCATGGCGCACAAAGTGACCAAGCTGGTAGCTAAAAGAAAAATTGCCTTGTTCATTTTTTGATGATTTTCGTCAAAAGTATACCGAAGTATAATGGGGTCAAAGGACAACCATCCGCAGTATTGGGACAATTATTTGTGCCAATCCGATGGGAGGGAAGTGGTGTGTTTTTTTAGAAGTGATCGAAGTTGATTGGGACTCTGTAATCCGCACGCTGATGCCGCAGCACTTACTTTTGATCCCGAGGACAACATTTGAATGGCCCGTTCCACTCTAAGCTTGTCCAGATAATCCCCAATAGTGATCCCAGTGGTTTTTTTGAACAAACGCGTAAGGTTACGGGGACTCATGTGCACAATTTCAGCTAGTTCTTCTATGGCGGTCTTGGTACTGAGGTTTTGGGCCAGTACATCCTGCACTTGGTGGATTCGGGTATCGATGTGGTTTCTATATTGAAGAAAAACACTGAGTTGGGGGTCATTTTCGGTTCTACGGAGAAAAATCACCACCTCTTTGGCTATTTTGGATGTAAAAACAGGCCCGAAAAGTTCTTCGATAATAAAAAGGGATAGGTCTATTCCTGAAGAAACCCCGGCACTGGAATAGAGATTGCCATCCTTGATGATCAACCTGTCCGACAATACTTTGGCCTTGGGAAATCTAGATTGAAAGTCTTCCATGTATTTCCAATGGGTGGTACATTCTTTCCCATCCAAAAGTCCTGCGTATCCTAACAGATAGGCCCCTGTGCATACCGAACAAATTTTAGCACCATGCTGATATTGTTCCCTTAACCACTCAAAAAACGAATGGAATATTTTGGATATGTTTTCGGTGAACAAAATTTGAACATCCATACCGGGAACAAAAAGCAAATCATTTGGGCCTAGGCTATGCTGGTGGAAAGGGGTCAAGTTTCCCAAAGCAATGCCTGCTCCCGATTGTTGCTCAATAGCATCGTCTAGACTTAAATAAATTGTTTCAATTTCGGCACCGTATTCCTTGGCTTCATAAAATAAATGGGCTGGACCGGTAATATCCAGCAGTTGGACTTGAGGTGGTACAAGAAAAAAGAATCTTTGGTTACCCGACATGGCTATTCGTAAAGATTGTCTACATCCGCTTGGGCAATATCAATGAACAATTGACCCATTTTTTCACAAATGGCGTTAAAAAATCGCTCTCCTTTTTCTTTGGATGCGTTGCTTGGGTCTCCAACTCCGGTATCTTCGCTTATTTTTGACCAAGGTCGCTCGGTCCAAGCCCAACCTTCCCTAAAGGCCTTAATTTTATTCTTTTTTTCTGCTCCACTGCCCCAATCTTTTTTTGGTAGTACCAGTTCTGGTGCTAGGTGCAATATAAGACTGGTTTCCATTTCGTCTGCATGATCACCTGGGATTTTAAAATATTGTTTTCGGTCTAATATTGTGGGCCATTGCGAAGCACAAATAAACATGTTTGGAAAAAGTAAGCCTAACTCTCGGATAATTGACTTCCAATTATTGCCGCCATGACTATTTAGAATCATAAATTTATGAATACCCTGTCTGTCCAAAACGGTGATAAGATCTTTCAAAATAGCAAATTGGGTACTGGGATTTAAGTTCATGTCCAAATAAATATCCGATTGGCCCGTATTGACCCCAAAGGGAATTGTGGGGAGAACGATTACCTTAGCACCTTCTTCCCATGCAATTCGTGCCGATTCTTCGGCAATCGCGGTCCCTTCAATCGTATCTGTGGCATAGGGTAGGTGATAGTTGTGCGCTTCTGTGGCGGCCCAAGGTAGCACGGCCAGTTCAATAGACTCGTCTTTTAAATGTTTCCAGTTGGTTTCGGCCAACACATAAGGTCTAGGCATAAGGAATTGGTGTTAGTACAACATAAAAATAGCCGTTATCTCCTCAAAAATGGAAATAACGGCTATCAAATTATATTACTTTGAACCTATCCCAAGAAAGGATAGCGATAATCCTCTGGCGTTACAAAGGTCTCTTTGATCAATCGTGGAGAAACCCAGCGCAGAAGATTTTGGGCAGAACCTGCCTTATCATTGGTTCCTGATGCTCTTGCTCCACCAAAAGGCTGCTGACCTACAACGGCCCCAGTGGGCTTATCGTTGATATAGAAGTTACCAGCGCAGTTTTGCAACGCTTTGGTAGCTTCATCAATGGCATAGCGGTCTGCGGATAAAACAGCACCTGTTAGGGCATATTCAGAAGTGCCATCCACCAATTTCAAGGTATCGGCCCAATCCTTGTCCTCATAAATATATATGGTGACCACTGGACCGAAAAGTTCGGTACACATGGTGGTGTATTTTGGATCGGTGGTCAAAATCACGGTGGGCTCGATAAAATACCCTACGGATTTGTCATATCCTCCGCCAGCGATAATTTCCGCATTGTCATCAGCTTTGGCTTGATCGATGTATTTGGCCAATTTGTCAAAAGAACCTTCATGGATCACTGCGGTGACGAAGTTGCTCATATCAGCAGGTGAGCCTGGCTTGTTGAACGAAGCCAAATCGGCCTTTACAAAATCCAAGATCTCATTGGCTGTGGATTTTGGTAAATATACCCGCGAAGCAGCACTGCATTTTTGCCCCTGGAGCTCAAAAGCACCCCTAACAATGGCCGTGGCCACTTGTTTTGGTTTTGCAGTGGGGTGGGCAATAATAAAATCCTTGCCTCCTGTTTCCCCAACGATTCTTGGATAGGTCTTGTAGTTGTGGATATTGTTTCCGATTTGCTTCCAAAGTTCCTTGAACACAAAAGTGGACCCTGTAAAGTGCAATCCAGCAAAGTCTGGACTGGAAAGAATCACATCTGAAATCATTGCAGGATCACCAGTCACCATATTGATGACACCATCGGGCAATCCAGCCTCTTTAAAGACATCCATGATTACTTTCGCAGAGAATACCTGACTGTCACTGGGTTTCCAAATGACAACGTTGCCCATTAAGGCCATACAGGATGGCAAGTTTCCGGCAATGGCTGTAAAGTTGAACGGGGTAATGGCATAGGTGAAACCTTCCAGTGGTCTGTATTCCACGCGGTTCCAGATTCCTTCAGAGGATTCTGGCTGTTCGGCATAGATCTGCGCCATGTATTCTACATTGAACCTTAAAAAATCAATAAGTTCACAAGCAGAATCTATTTCGGCTTGGTGTATGGTCTTGGACTGCGCCATCATGGTGGCAGCGTTTATTTTTGCCCTATACGGACCTGCGATGAGGTCGGCAGCCTTTAAAAAAACGGCAGCTCGTTGTTCCCAAGTTAAATTGGCCCAAGCCTCCCTGGCTTCCAAACAACTTGAAATTGCCGCTTCAATATGTTGTTTTTCGGCTAATTGGTACTGTCCTACCACATGTTGGTGTTCGTGTGGGGGCGACATTGGTTTGGTGCTCCCAGTTTTAATTTCCTTGGAACCGATGTAAAGCGGAACCTCAACGTTGCCGTTGTAATAGGTGTTGTACTGTTCCAGTACCTCTTCACGTTCTGGTGTGCCGGGGGCATAACTTTTTACCGGTTCGTTATACGCAGTCGGAACTTGAAAAAAACCTTTTCCCATAAAAATGCTTAATTTTTGATGTTAACAATTCATTCCATCAAAGGTAAGCAAACAAAGGGCGAACAGAAAATGTTATGGATTAGTTTATGGCAAATGGAGCGGCAAATTTGAAGGCCGGAATCTCCACTTCAAATTCTTGGGCAGTGGCCAAGTTCACCATGTTATAGTACCCATGCATAGCGCCAATGGGGGAAGCCAGCAAACAACCGGAACTATAGGTATGGGATTTTCCGGGCTTGATCACTGGTTTTCTGCCAATTACACCTTCACCATCAATGGTTTCAATGTCTTTGAGGGCGTCAAAAACATCCCAGTGCCGTGCTGTGAGCTGAACAACGTCCTTGCTTAAGTTTTCAATGGTAATGGTGTACCCAAAGGCATAGTGCATTTTGTAGTTTTTAAAAAATGTGCCTTCAAAGGTGGTTTGCACCGATACTTTGATTCCTTTTGTAACCTGTGTGAACATAGATCAATAGGTAAAAACACTTCCTGTTAACAACATGATTACCGCAAATACTGCCAAAAAGGTAAATATAGTGTTCAGAAAGAGATATTTGACAATGGTTTTAAATGTTCCTTGCCCGTAAAACTTCTTCATCGCCAGATATAGGTATACACTAAAAATTGTAATGAATATACCTGCGCTCGTTACATCAAAAATAGCATCTATTATCAAGCTAAGGATGAGCAAGATAAACAATAAGGATTGGTTGTGAAAGCTAAAAATAAGATGATCGGTGTAGGTGTATTTTTTTCTGATGTACACCAGCCAAATGAAGACGGCAAACACAGGTAAAAATAAAAAGACGACAAAAGGTAGCTTGGATATGGTTGAGTTTATAAAGCTTCCAGGTTGCTTCACCACCTTCAAAAAACTGTTTGAAAACTGAAAGGCCATTTTGTTTGAGAACGAGCTTTTGAGGTTGTATTTGTCCTGGGCTTGCTGAAAACTGTAAAGGGTATCCACTTGGATCATCCGTCCAAAGAATTCCATTTTTGACGAAAATGTATTGGTTCCGGAATTTTCCTCTTCCAAACTTTTATAATACCCTGCAGGGTCCGCGGCCATAAGAGAGTCTCGATTCACCTTTTTAAGGTTCACGGCAACCATAAGGGAGTCCAGAATATTTACCCCTTTCTTTACTTCCGGGGTATTGGCATCGGCCGAGTCCAATTGTGCCAGAACATTGGCTGTATGTTTTCTTAGTTCGGTACTGTCAGTAGAGAAAGCGCCTGATTTTACATTATATGCCACAGGTACTCCTGCGGAAATGTTGCCATCAAATTTTGAAGCGGCTCTATCCAGATTGTCGAAACTGGTGTTGTAAGTAAACATTAGAAAGTATAGGAATGCCAGGCTCAACAAAAACCGAAAGGGATTGGTGTAGGTCACCCGTTTACCATTTATGT
Encoded here:
- a CDS encoding GlxA family transcriptional regulator; translated protein: MSGNQRFFFLVPPQVQLLDITGPAHLFYEAKEYGAEIETIYLSLDDAIEQQSGAGIALGNLTPFHQHSLGPNDLLFVPGMDVQILFTENISKIFHSFFEWLREQYQHGAKICSVCTGAYLLGYAGLLDGKECTTHWKYMEDFQSRFPKAKVLSDRLIIKDGNLYSSAGVSSGIDLSLFIIEELFGPVFTSKIAKEVVIFLRRTENDPQLSVFLQYRNHIDTRIHQVQDVLAQNLSTKTAIEELAEIVHMSPRNLTRLFKKTTGITIGDYLDKLRVERAIQMLSSGSKVSAAASACGLQSPNQLRSLLKKHTTSLPSDWHK
- the rsmG gene encoding 16S rRNA (guanine(527)-N(7))-methyltransferase RsmG, whose product is MNADLIFNYFTTLTDVQKQHFGDLEALYQDWNQKINVVSRKDIDELYLRHVLHSLGIAKIQSFNEGAEILDVGTGGGFPGIPLAILFPEVQFTLVDAIGKKIKVVQEVVDGLKLDNVTAIHSRVEDIEGEFDFIVSRAVAAMPTFVHWTRGKIKKDPAHERKNGIFYLKGGDLTEELKDYKTVQIFDLKDYFKEDFFETKKVVYLPQKFRG
- a CDS encoding pyridoxal phosphate-dependent aminotransferase, whose product is MSNHLSDRIQNMSTSATLAMAAKARELRNEGKNIIGLSLGEPDFNIPDFIKEAAKQAIDDNYSSYTPVDGYAELKKAITLKFKRDNNLDYGPNQIVVSTGAKQSLFNVAMVVLNPGDEVILPAPYWVSYSDIVKLAEGVPVEVKTSIDTDFKMTPEQLEAAITPKTRMIWFSSPCNPSGSVYSKAELEGLAEVLKKHPDILVVSDEIYEHINFTDGGHTSIAGIDGMYDRTITVNGVSKAFAMTGWRIGYIGAPEWIAKGCTKLQGQVTSGANAIAQRAVITALEAPVSKIQYMIDKFHERRDLVLQLLGEIEGFNLNVPEGAFYVFPDISAFFGKTLKGTTINNASDFALYLLEHANVATVTGEAFGNPNCIRISYAASEKELREAIAQIKAVV
- the pruA gene encoding L-glutamate gamma-semialdehyde dehydrogenase; its protein translation is MGKGFFQVPTAYNEPVKSYAPGTPEREEVLEQYNTYYNGNVEVPLYIGSKEIKTGSTKPMSPPHEHQHVVGQYQLAEKQHIEAAISSCLEAREAWANLTWEQRAAVFLKAADLIAGPYRAKINAATMMAQSKTIHQAEIDSACELIDFLRFNVEYMAQIYAEQPESSEGIWNRVEYRPLEGFTYAITPFNFTAIAGNLPSCMALMGNVVIWKPSDSQVFSAKVIMDVFKEAGLPDGVINMVTGDPAMISDVILSSPDFAGLHFTGSTFVFKELWKQIGNNIHNYKTYPRIVGETGGKDFIIAHPTAKPKQVATAIVRGAFELQGQKCSAASRVYLPKSTANEILDFVKADLASFNKPGSPADMSNFVTAVIHEGSFDKLAKYIDQAKADDNAEIIAGGGYDKSVGYFIEPTVILTTDPKYTTMCTELFGPVVTIYIYEDKDWADTLKLVDGTSEYALTGAVLSADRYAIDEATKALQNCAGNFYINDKPTGAVVGQQPFGGARASGTNDKAGSAQNLLRWVSPRLIKETFVTPEDYRYPFLG
- the apaG gene encoding Co2+/Mg2+ efflux protein ApaG; amino-acid sequence: MFTQVTKGIKVSVQTTFEGTFFKNYKMHYAFGYTITIENLSKDVVQLTARHWDVFDALKDIETIDGEGVIGRKPVIKPGKSHTYSSGCLLASPIGAMHGYYNMVNLATAQEFEVEIPAFKFAAPFAIN
- a CDS encoding S9 family peptidase, with the translated sequence MKLIGDQNSKYEGYIKEDVRILNDSVALNAAYYSPFYTEEIKAALVIVHGSAPSTYEDVSFYTKLGTQLGMAILAFDKRGVGESGGTYEYFTVARSKAWFDLLASDVLACVEWLKSKPELQQAKLGLLGGSQAGWVMPLAASKSKDIDFMIIGEGAAVSAGEEHYFSQLTGDGDINGISIPEAHKKLKKITGERGFDPRNILEQLGIETLWFLGTNDPVIPVDATLEELKRLNKSNFQVVLLPFGDHSFVNTQTNKRYDLLSYIKPWLKQIGVLQ
- a CDS encoding acyl-CoA desaturase gives rise to the protein MDKSTIRFSRKDSAQFFRTLNKRVNEYFNENEIKKTGNWKLHMKTIVMFAIFLTPYFLILTLNLPFWAYLLLSITMGVGMAGVGMNVMHDGNHGAYSNKKWVNKLMGSSIYILAGNVYNWQVQHNVLHHTYTNIHEHDEDMEAGRILRFSKHAEWQKHHRFQHYYSIFLYGLLTFNWAITTDFQQMYRYMKRKLSYGKLPNPVINWSTLVITKIIYLTIWIALPMIFGGVAWWQVLLGFFIMHYVAGVILSVVFQLAHIVDEAETPLPDESGNMKNTWAIHQLFTTVNFGTKNKVVNWFTGGLNHQVEHHIFPNISHVHYTKISKIVKQTAREFNLPYNEYKTTRKAIISHFKHLKELGKNPALQY
- a CDS encoding DJ-1/PfpI family protein, which encodes MNKAIFLLATSLVTLCAMAQNNIPMETIYICPPCNATCDKVEHNSPGVCSHCNMVLIKKSDSKTIAFYLQDGVEVLDFAGPMEVFAYAGYKVFTVSANKEPIKSQGILTVTPDYSVDNAPEADILAFFGGNSGAASQNPKVIDWVQRQKNVQYHFSVCTGAFVLAEAGILNGKTATTFHNALDDLENNYQKIDVRKNVRFVDNGKVITTAGISAGIDGALHLVAKLQGLNAAKRTAYYMEYDNWNLGNGLILSEDNPYIKKKPISFFKNFEGTYQYENNAELKLVFNEREGNLVANVNGASYPVYHEDQDIFSDVGNDPVFFQRNEAGKIIGYKLREDGRLFQKL
- a CDS encoding creatininase family protein; this translates as MPRPYVLAETNWKHLKDESIELAVLPWAATEAHNYHLPYATDTIEGTAIAEESARIAWEEGAKVIVLPTIPFGVNTGQSDIYLDMNLNPSTQFAILKDLITVLDRQGIHKFMILNSHGGNNWKSIIRELGLLFPNMFICASQWPTILDRKQYFKIPGDHADEMETSLILHLAPELVLPKKDWGSGAEKKNKIKAFREGWAWTERPWSKISEDTGVGDPSNASKEKGERFFNAICEKMGQLFIDIAQADVDNLYE
- a CDS encoding DUF3667 domain-containing protein gives rise to the protein MGKKDSLVSKGRYELRFRGDQCLNCGHPLDVSDKYCPNCSQANSTKKLTLKDFVDEFFSGLINYDSKLLKTLSALLVRPGTITKDYINGKRVTYTNPFRFLLSLAFLYFLMFTYNTSFDNLDRAASKFDGNISAGVPVAYNVKSGAFSTDSTELRKHTANVLAQLDSADANTPEVKKGVNILDSLMVAVNLKKVNRDSLMAADPAGYYKSLEEENSGTNTFSSKMEFFGRMIQVDTLYSFQQAQDKYNLKSSFSNKMAFQFSNSFLKVVKQPGSFINSTISKLPFVVFLFLPVFAVFIWLVYIRKKYTYTDHLIFSFHNQSLLFILLILSLIIDAIFDVTSAGIFITIFSVYLYLAMKKFYGQGTFKTIVKYLFLNTIFTFLAVFAVIMLLTGSVFTY